A genomic window from Xyrauchen texanus isolate HMW12.3.18 chromosome 15, RBS_HiC_50CHRs, whole genome shotgun sequence includes:
- the si:ch211-215k15.4 gene encoding fucolectin-3 codes for MFSLLCIFVMPYFTDTTTAKAKNLALYGKATQAYLVENPWAPYGDASNAIDGNRDSDYNHGSCTATTQLTDPWWRVDLLDKYVVTSITVTNRKDCCPERLDGAEIRIGNSLDNNGNSNPLAGRISSIPGGRSLTFKWKKGIEGRYVNVVIPGNRLLTLCEVEVYGYPAPDGENVALSGVATQISLYGNAIASNAIDGNKDGVFTHGSCSCTESVLNPWWRVDLRKTHKVFLVVITNRADGFPERINGAEIRIGNSLDNNGNNNPRCAVVSSIAAGFSTSFECNGMDGRYVSIVIPGQQQYLTLCEVEVYGSPLD; via the exons ATGTTTTCCCTGCTTTGTATTTTTGTGATGCCTTATTTTACAGACACAACTACTGCTAAAG CCAAAAATCTCGCTTTATATGGCAAGGCCACGCAAGCATATTTGGTTGAGAATCCTTGGGCACCATATGGTGATGCCAGTAACGCCATTGATGGCAATCGTGATTCAGATTACAATCATGGATCCTGTACTGCCACTACACAGCTGACTGACCCATGGTGGAGGGTAGACTTACTTGACAAGTACGTAGTGACCTCCATAACTGTCACTAACAGAAAAGACTGCTGTCCTGAAAGGCTGGATGGAGCTGAGATACGCATCGGGAACTCTCTGGATAACAACGGAAACAGTAATCCATT GGCTGGAAGGATTTCATCCATTCCAGGTGGAAGATCCCTCACTTTCAAGTGGAAAAAAGGCATTGAAGGCCGTTATGTCAACGTGGTCATACCCGGGAATAGACTTCTTACCCTCTGCGAGGTTGAGGTGTATGGTTATCCAGCTCCTGACG GTGAAAATGTGGCTTTAAGTGGAGTAGCTACACAGATATCCCTCTATGGGAATGCAATTGCATCCAATGCCATTGATGGGAACAAAGATGGTGTCTTCACTCATGGATCCTGTTCCTGTACTGAAAGTGTCCTCAATCCCTGGTGGAGAGTGGACCTACGGAAAACACACAAAGTGTTTCTAGTTGTAATTACAAACAGAGCAGATGGTTTTCCTGAAAGAATAAATGGAGCAGAAATCCGAATTGGAAACAGTCTGGATAACAATGGCAATAATAATCCCAG aTGTGCCGTGGTCTCTTCCATTGCTGCTGGTTTTTCCACCTCATTTGAATGTAATGGGATGGATGGACGTTATGTCAGTATAGTTATTCCAGGACAGCAACAATATCTTACACTCTGTGAGGTTGAAGTGTATGGATCTCCATTGGACTGA